TACGTACAAGTatgactttataatatttatgaatatggTTACGACcaacctaataaaaaaaaaataaacgtctCTTAGTGTAAGTATTAGGCCGTAGTGTAGGTGTAAGTATTACACTATGTAAATACCACTTGGTATGGGCAATGACCAGCTAATTTCTAACGACATCACAACAACCTATCACTGCATGGGCGCATCAAGTCCTGCCATAAACGTCGTCAGTCAGAACAAGTTAATGGACTTTTACGTTATTGGTACCAACATCAGTGGCGCAAAATATGACGATCACAGAAAAGGTATTCTGTTTACTTTATATTCTTTGCCATTCcatgtatacatatatgctTCAAAGATCAAGCATGAGCGAACAGTCGTAAGAACATCAATCTATGTTAAATTATTGGAAATTCGCTTCTATTGTCGTTGCATAGTTCTATAAAGGGCTTCGTTAGGTGTGGTTGACCTCATATATTCTTCCCAACAGGCTATTGAGGTCAAACACACTAAAATGTACAATACTTGAGCAATCAAAAAATCATTCAAGTCATGCAATATAGTTTTCTAATTTCGCTCAAGCCTGTATTTTTACTCCCCTATATTGAAAAGTCTTCAGAACAGAAATGTACCATTActgaatagaaaatatttgtgagaGCTCTTTCtggtatatatatagcatAATTCCATTAGTTTCTTTACTTTGTGTCGACAGGAAATCGCGCCGCTTTTCGCCGAGACGCCACTTTTACTTTCGCCGAACGTTCACCTGGGTTTAAGGTGCCCCAGATACCGCCTACATGGTTTGATAGTGTTTAAACATGACCTAACATACATTAATGTTCAACAAATTGATGTCACTTTGGACGAATTAAGCTGACTCCTGGCtactaataagtatttaacagacaaagattatttatttgcaaaaacatgagtttacattttttacaatgtggtgttaaaagaaaagcttaatcctatatgtttcaccgtccacgggtatgcaaatttaaatggagcatgctttccatttaaatttgcctCCATCTTAATTTATCCTACATATACCTATTCATCCCATAAtttcatcccacaaaacaaaatcgaataaataaaagtaactaaattttatattaactaaaaagtaactaattttttttattattataattttattttcacagtaaataatatgttcaGTTTATACGTTTCAGATGACAGTGTATtccattatgtaaatatttaattgaaaattagaTTGTTAAGCAATTATGTCcaccaaatattttctttaggtCAAATCACTTTGCAGCTATTTGTAGAAGTTAGtagtatagaatatagtatagaatatagatatattacatgataattattataagatgaccataaatgtaaatgtctactaatactataatacAGAGGCGCCGAAACTCGCAATACCTGTACAAGGCTACTAAGTTTTATAACTTATGCTTATGCactaattgtaattactttaagatcattgtaacacttggttggcgaataaataatatgaatatgaattataattaaagaaaCTTGTTTATCATACCATATGGCAAGGCAACTAAAGCATTACAAATGATGTGGTTATCAAATGTCAGCAGACTCCAGAAAATATTCAGATGAGAGACAGAGTTTAAATATCAGGAGGAACTAAAAagaacaattatttaatagttgCCTATATGTTTTAGAGCTCTAAAGGTGTCTTCatcaacatacaaaaaataaaaacatcagAAAATAATCTGTATATGGATATTTTCAAGcttaaaattaatcataaaagtcattattttcctaaattaatatttattttttcattttctaatGCTTACTCAATAAGCACATAAGTAACTATGAcgattttaatacatatttataatcagcaagaaattctaaaaacaaaataaagcaAGGAATAGAATTAGTCAGCACTTTACAATGGACCCTACGCCTTAGGAATTTCCATATCACAACCACCCTGTCTTATGTTACCTTCTATGCATTCCTTAATCTGTGTTAACATATTACTAAGTTTATgatcaataaaatgttagttaAGCATCCAATAAAGTAAAGCTGATAACTATAACTAACAGGAAGTTATTGAGACAGAAACTACTCATCAGTGTTTTGTGCTaagattaaaaatagattttatacacaatttttacctcattttcattacaaaattaaggtaaaagtaaatctaaatttggatgtaggtaggtactatttgAAATTACAGAGAAATGAAATGCTGgacaaaatcaaacaaatcaaTGAATGACATATGCATCAAAACTATAGCATGATCCTATAATAACTtagtatattttcatacatcACTGTTACCAccatatttgttaaaaaaaacctgtggtaacatttagaaaatattaaaaatcttttaaataacTACATGATAGGTGTGATAATATGATGTATGGACATGATAGATCCATAACTATGGTTTCCAACTGGAAACAAATATAGCTTTCACTAAAATTGGGATATACCCATAATgaagaattataaatacaacaaaGGCGATTTACTGAATAGCCACTCTGGTATGAAGTCAttgttttcaacaaaataaagatGAAGCCCCTGTCCGCAATGCGTGACCAGCTTGTTGCTCAATGACGCAGCTTCATGCACTCTTAACATGATTCCTTCAAATTGATATGGTATTGGGTTCCAACCTTGAGGGTTGCCTCGTTTTATTGCCAAACATATTGCTACAAAATccttttaattatacatatttaataagcCCAGACTCTTTTGTTAAATGCTGATATGAAATGTGTAGATTAAGCGGTTTCCAATGACAGGTACAAAGTTCAATTTTACTAACCCacttatatttataggtaaaaCTAAACTGATTTTTGGCTACATTAAGGAACTTTcttttataatcaaaaaagATGTGGAAGATGGACAACCAAAACCTACTgttttcatttctatttcCAGAGTTGCAGTCTGACTCTGTGTCTTTTGGTCTGTCTGTTTTAACCAATTACCAGTACTGAGATAGTGTTATTGAATAGTGTTATGTAGTGAATGTTTGTTTCTACAACAGAATAGTTTGATAAACCAGTTTGGTGTAAAGGACACATTTAAATCTTACTTACCAAagcaataattttcaaatattaattgtataaaataacactTTAAACATTAGGAATGAAGACGACTAAgaagtataataacatatcaTTAGCTATAAACAAACTGTCAAGGATATTACCGAAGATTACCGTTATCAAAAGCATAAGAACATTAATAGATAAAGATTGATGATAGGATACATACCTAAAGTCCAAGCTAAGGTTCCTCTGATGCGTAGGTGGTTTAGGATCCCTGACGTCGTTTCGGCTTCCGTGGACGGGAACATCCTCCAACATGCTCACTCACGCAATCGCGACACAAAACAATATACCCATATCACAACAGAACTGACTGAGCGAAGTCAGCGAGTAAATAACAACATTGACAACATGGCGTCGAGAGAaatctcaattttattttataatgtaacaaTCTCACTCACTGCCGGACACAAatcaattattgttttaaaatcacGAGCTAACTATCTATTCACAGCCTCCAATACTCTaccaattttgttttctttgttttttattaaaatattatcaaaatatgtaaCCAATTTTAATGAGATGCTTTTACGAAGATTTTATACAAACGTCACAATGAATTTAATGAACAATCCAAAGAAAGAAACACTAAAACTTTCCGCGAATAATGTTTGCAGATGTAcataacaaaagaaataaaattcttcaaaattaaagaaatcgATGGTTCTTCGCCAGGGAGGACGAcatccagttttttttttaatgtcaccCCACCAAAACTAGATATCTAGTGATGGGCTGGCTTTCAAACCATATAATGTCAAAGATATGCGATACAAATACGGTTATTCGAGTATATAGGTCTCGGTTATCCAGGATATACCGacaatggaattagtagatactccgttactaattccatggtacccacaatgtaaaaaacattacacccccacaatgtaaaaaaattattataaaaacattagacAACAGGGCAAAATGTAACAAATGATTCGATTTTAGttgagacaaaataaattcagcgttactataatagtttattatcaACACATCGATAACTCAACAAAACTTTTTTGGCAACAATAATATCGACAGGTATTATCAATCTATCGGTTGCTTTAGACTACCGATtctctttgtttttttaacagtAATAATGAGCAAGGACAATTTTATACTGaagtgtaattttaaaaccatTTTGTGTCAATCTGGTCATATTGCTTCAATATGTAGTACTATCTAAATAAGGAAAATcggaaaataatttgaaatggcATATAAAGGTAGgtatactatcgatagtattgtcACCAAgagcaaaaattatattgataacaTCATACGATGTTATATCGATTAACAGTAGATAGTCGTTTATCGAGCGGCAACACTAGTTGTCATTgtcaatttgaattaataactTTGCATTTTGCTATAGGTACATTACATTCACATCACagagtacatttttatataccaaaaattacattgtacATCTCTCTCTAAGCTCAGATTTTTATCAGAATAAAAACACTaaacactttaaaaatattcaagatGTCCCATAACAAGTTAAGTCAAAGAATTAGCATTTCTATAATTTACCCAGATTATCATTATAGCTTTACTTATTTAGCATAAGATATGCAAGGAAGTAGAGAGAGCCTGAATGTTTAGAAATTCTGATGTCtgacatattatttttgttttttatttctttacagtATCAAAATCTTACCAGGAGCCACTGTTTGCGAAGACTGCACACTAGAAGGGGACATTACTATTGGTGGTGGTACAGTCATCCACCCAAGAGTGACTATTATTGCAGAAGGTGGCCCTATCATCATTGctgaatattgtattattgaaGAATATTCCACTATCATTCATAAGTAAACACTCactcatattataattattttacttttttattcatatagaTTAAATCATGATTGTATATGATTATTGTTGCTTTGTAATAATTGAAggaaatctttattttaggcatctttaatttataaaagttcGTCTAACagcattcataatttttttatttgaacaatGATTCAAGAAGTAGAATGTGGTAAATTACTAATTTGGTTAATTTCAGGAAAAGTGATAAACAAGAGAATCCACCTAAGCCTTTATTTATTGGAGCTCATAATGTATTTGAGGTTGGCTGTCAACTAGAGTCCCCGTGTGGACACATTGGAGAGAGCAATGTGTTTGAGTGTCGGTCTTTTGTTGGAGTAGACATCAAAATTGGAAGTGGTTGTGTTATTGGTAAGACTGTAAATGGTACACtaattttagtatatttttattctttattttgaaaattatgtgCAGGAAAGATTGTAAGAAGGCTTTTTCCTAACTAATAATCAAAATGTAGTAAGGTGTAGTTAAAACAATGCTCTTTTTCAGGTTTTGAGATTGCTTTTCTGGATATATTCAAGTTATAATAGGACCTATGTACAATGTGCGAAATAGAGTTGATTAAATTGTCAGCTTCACTGGCAAAGCACTATAATATGCATGCTTGGCATGCATATTATAGTGCTATGTTATCAgttattatcaatatattatcTGTTTGTAAATgtgttgtaaattatatatatgtactgtTTATTTTCAGGAGCTGCCTGCCATCTAACAGCTCCTCAAACACTAGCTGACAACACAGTAATCTGGGGTACAGACCACCATGTTAGAGAAGCTCTAGAAAAGCAACCTTCACAACTCTTGCAATTGGACTTCTTGAGCAAAGTGATGCCCAACTACCACAGATTAAGGAAACCAAATGTTCACAAACGCCAACCTTCTAGAACATCTCAAGAATCTTCACCAAAGCCTTAAAGCTTATTATTGTCTACTCACCAGCCACAAATTTCCTCAAGGTCCATTTACACCAAGCAACACACAGgctgcaaattcaaattcaaatcatttattcagaaattagaccttcacaggctctttttctcgtcaatctttaaatttatagttatttctcacaagctagaaactactggcatttcggaacgaccactgctgagaagaaatgccgaaagaaactcatttgaacagtgttggtccctatcatgccagatcggcttaccattattgtttcttacaatgtttttttttttctttctaataatatataaaactacataatgtacatagtcaaaaggtatatcaaaacagacCAACCAATGCTTAGCTTGAGCTGGTCATATGCTATGGCCAGCCATAGATGGAACTGCCAGAGTTGGGTATAAAATAAGCATTTAATTGCTTAGTGTATAATAACTATCTTCCGATAAATAGCATTATGcttctattctatttatttttacatattaaatttaagatttgtaggattaagttgaaatgtattaatatttaaaactaattaaaaaaattgtgtaacttttttcataatgagtttatattattttaatcaaacttaGGAACTGAATACTTGGGTCGATTTATGGAGACAAAGATGTTAACCACCAGATTGGAAGTGATTCAGAGATTGAGTAGAGAGTCTCTTGTCTACAGAAGCGTAAATAATCGtgttaatttcatatatatttgtctCCCTAGTTTTAGAAAGGGCCCACTGAACGCGGGGCGCGCTGTTTGTCTCCCAGATAAACTTTCAATCCGACTGTTGGTACGCTGATACCCGCAGCTCACCCCGCGGTAGCCCCGGGTTATAAACATTCTACTCCAAATTTCATCGGCCCAGCAATAGTGGCTTAATAAACACTGACTTTCGCAATTCGTTTATTAGTATAGAAATTGTGATATCTATGGTATAgaagtagaaattaataattgtatgaTGCCTGTTTAACCCTTTTGCCTATAATTCAATTCCATTGCCTTTTTATGTTATTCAAAGTAAATCGTCAAATTAACTGTCACTGTCattgatatgataatttaactttgacaattttttatgatggCGGGAATCTGGAATTATCAATTTAACTCTCTACTTAGACTCTTATCTTTGTTTATTCGCTTCGTTTGtacttttgttttgtgtaaCGTAGATTAaacttaaacaaaatatgttttattgttttgttttgtgaatTCTTCATAAGTTAAATCATTCcttctttttgaaaattggtttagGTAACAACTTACAGAAAAACAAATGGAtccaatattttcatttccatTTCCACCTTATCCTATCCAAGAAAAGTTTATGAAAGAGTTATATTCAACGATTGAGGAATCTAAGCTGGGTATCTTCGAAAGTCCCACCGGTACTGTAAGTAATTAGGCAAAACATTGAACATAATTTGTCTGAACtgtataacctaaaataactaacaaaaaatatttttcttttacaaagGGTAAATCTTTGAGTATTTGCTGTGGAGCGTTGCAGTGGTTGAAGGACAATAATCAAAGAATAATCAGTAATTTAGAGCAGGATATTTCAAAGCTGAAATTAGAGATTTCTAGTAACTCAAGTAAGTTTTcatgtaaaatgaaattttgttattagttttattttcctaGATGTTGACGGAATCTTCCAATTACATGTTagttattctattttttctttatctaaatttgtttattttcatacatatattttgtatattttattctataatataatatttttatttcaaggcTCAGATGACTGGCTTCAAGaagaatatgaaaaaataaaaaagaatcaGGTGCTAGTGGagctacaaaataaattggataAAATCAAGAAGAGGAATGAAAAgctgaatgaaatgaaaataagagttaataaattaaagttgaaTGTTAATAACAAGACTGTTGAACACTACTTCCATAAGactgataaaaataagaaagatGGTgataagaataacaaacaggAGAATGCTTATGATGCAGATGATGATCTTCTATTAGAAGAGTTTTTGGAGAAAGAGGAAACAGAAAATGAATCTGATTATGAggatattatagaaaaagaaGATGATTGTCAGAATTGTAAGGTACTTATCCAAATTCAAGTCTATTtgaattttctaatatttgatTCTAATACTCTATGACACAAgtagctttatttatttttaactagcaaCATGTCctgatgataaattatacaactaaatcTTTCTCTTGAatcaaaaatttgaataaccTGCATCAATATCAGTTGCAAAGTTTTAAAGaactaagcatacatagggtcAGGTCAGTCAGTGGTAAGCAACTTTGTGTTATAACTTTGTCTCGACTTATTTATGTCAGCACTCCTTTGCCTAggcaaaaatttagaaattgttACTCAGATTCTTAAATCTAATTCTTAAAACCAGATATTCATAGGCAGCAGAACACACAGTCAGCTGTCACAGTTTGTGGGTGAAGTCAAGAGGACCATATTCAAAGACACAAGAGTGGTTACTCTGGCTTCCCGCCAGCATTACTGCATTAACTCCAATGTGTCAAAACTTAAGAATGTTCATCTTATTAATGAAAGGTTTGtaccaatttattaatttgaaaatactgCAAGAGGAAAAGCTAAACTGCTGAactgatgaaatttaatatgcactattaaaatctttttttaaatgaatatagcTAAACACTAggctatttttgtttcaaatgtaTACTAAGACCAGaaatgggggtgaaagttgGTATGACTTAAGCTGACTGAAACTAGTAGGGTATATCATAACTTGTCTACTTTCTTTTATACTTGCATTTACTCCAAACACCTTCATATGTTCTGCCTCAACCAATACATCTGTCTCTTTGTCTCCCTCTTCTCCAAACAGAAATccttaaaacatttttcaaaattacagaTGCTTAGAtctacaaaaatcaaaaacaaaatcaacagCAGTTGATGAAGATGGAAAGGTTTTGAAGAAAACCAAGGTCAAATCTTGTTCAGGTTGCCCTTATTACAACCAGGGCAACATAGCTAGGCTGAAGGAGAGGATGTTAGTGGATATTATGGATATGGAGGATATTGTCAAGTGCGGGAAAGAATTGAAGGCTTGTCCATATTATGCTTCAAGAGCAGCAATGGATGAGGCAGAAGtatgatttcaattttaatattaaaagattGACAATACATGTAATCCAATATATATTGGATTACATGTATTGttaatcaataattatattacagcGAAGCACAGATTCCGCTAGTCCATATTAAGCATAGCATTTgtacttttgaaaatttacatacaattgATCCACATtgttagatatttttgtatctgGGCCAACTGACCAATATTCTTCGAGGGTACATAAAATACTGGCACATAAGTAAAGTCTCTTCAAATCCGAATTTAAAAACAtcttgtttttcatatttcaggTAGTGCTAATGAGTCACGCTGGGGTGGCCAGCTCCGGTGCCAGAACAGGAATATccctaaatttaaaaaacaatattctgGTTTTAGACGAAGCGCATGGTCTCCCTGCAGCATTAGAGAATGCGAACTCTGCGCCACTTTCTGAAAAACATCTATCATGCTTAAAAACTTGTTTGAAGTTCTAtgtgaataaatatagttCCAGGCTGAGCAGCAAGAATTTGTTGACGCTCAATCAGATGGGATTTGTTATTGGGAAATTATTGGGTAAGTAAATACAGTtagtacattaatattttaaaaatatgtactattaatttctgtaaatatatttatttttataataacctGATAAAGCGTCCCACGACTGGGCAAAGACCTTTCTTCTGCCATGTTGCTGCCTTTGCAGGAaataataaaggaaaaataattaatataacaatacatttaCAGGGTTTATAAAATCAAGTAACAGCAGCAATAAGGTTCAAGaagataaaacaatttatatgttaGAAGATTTTGTAGTCAAAGCAGATATAGACCACATGAATTTCAGGCCTCTCATAGATTTCTGTAGAAAAACTAGATTGGCTCCTAAACTACATTCATTTTCTATGAGATATAACCAGGAAGTGCTTGAGAGCGAAATACAGAAggaagaaaataagaaaaactcTTTTCAAATGTTcatggaaaatattaaaaagaaaaaaataggtGATAACCAGCCAGTTGTAAAAGAAGAAACAAAAGAAAGCAAAGAGAAACCAGCGTTTTTGAAAGGCAAGCAAGAAAATCAGACGCCTGATGAGGTGAGCAACTACTAGCTTTGAGGTTTGTCAAGACTGatgaaactcaaaaaccactgcatgaatttttaatgcggtttttaccgatggatagtgtgattcctgatgtaggtgtattatttgttatgttttaacccgagcaaagccgggacgggctgctagtaatatatttaaataagatcTTGTTTAACCTTTCAGGTACATTCAGAAGTATCAGTGGGCACGGGACTGTACCAAGTAATGGAGTTCCTAGAACTCTTATGTGACCGCAGTGAAAACGGCAGAGTTTTGGTACAGACGGCGGAACAGAATTCGggtagtttgaaatatttacttctAAACCCGACTGAACACTTCTCGGATGTCATCAAGCAATGTCGCTCCGTGagtatctctttctctcatcttatttattgattattagCTTTTGTCTGCGTCtccgcccgcgttaatttcccacgggaacagtccTTTTTTTCCGGATAAAAGTAATCCTGTCATTGTAAATTTCATGTCATTTGTaaatgtccttctccgtaatgatacctatacatatgtatgcGTAATTTTAAGACAATTGGATGAGTACATAAATagtaaagaggtaacaaataaacttactttcgcttttaaACATTAGTTAAGATTAGAATTTGCCTGCAGGTATTGCAGTTAAAATTTACCTACTTCTACAGGTGAATTTTAactgcaagatttgattacaaacacatatatcgggacaggtgaaactaaataaaatcttgtaacaACAAAGACGACGATTTTTTCACCATACATATTTTCTGACCTAACTCTCATTTTCAGGTGATCCTAGCAGGCGGGACGATGGAGCCAGTATCGGAATTCCTCCAACTCCTCACGGGCTCGGCGGCCGCCCGCGACGTCGTCAACGTCGTCAAGTGCGAACACGTTGTGCCCAGAGATAATGTACTTGCATTGTGTGTGTCTAAAGGCCCTTCGCAGTTGGCGCTCAACTTCTCGTATGAGAATCGGATGGCGAAGAATATGGTGAGTGCTGTTTTATTTGCTTCAGTTTATCACAGGGCTAATTGAatccatagatcaacaaaaatagggaatttgaaattattttctcttcaAATCTTTGTGTCTATTTTTGCTGGGTGTCTTTGTGTCTATTAatgcattttaaataacatatgtGAAATGTGTGATTTCCCTGATTCCTTTTTATGGCAGAAAATTGAAGAATGCGGTATGACTCCGATAGGAATCCGAGCACAGCTAGTTTTATTACCGGTGATGGATTGATGACGCATGCATTTCGCTTGTATTGAGAGAGGATAATTCGGACGTTACATAAGCTAATATAATATCTAGCATTACTAATTCAACAACAATTTTAGCTAGAAGAAGTGGGAAGAATACTTCGAAACATATGTTCAGTAGTCCCCGGGGGGGTGGTGTGTTTCCTGCCCTCGTACACTTACGAAGAAGCGGTGTACCAAGCTATGAAGAGCAGTGGGGTCTTGGATACGATTGGCAAGAAAAAGAGGATATTTAGGGAGCCCAAATCTGCTACTGATGTTGATCAGGtatgataagtaaaaaaaatttttttgctcTATTTTtagattgatttttatttttgactttatttttgaaataaaactaagcAGCCAAAATACATACTCATCTGAATGGCGTGCGGTCACCGTAGCCTTTGGACCCTGAAACACCAGGATGTTACCGATTTTGTAGTCTAGGGTTTTATACCAGAACACCCTTTAATTACGAGTACACTTATTGACTACCAGACATTTTGACCAAACcctacgggaatcgcgtactttcgggataaaaagtacctaccctAAGAATACCAAAGAATACCTTGGGTTAAGGTATCAGCTCctcaatacaaaattacataaaacgGCCCAGCTGCTTGAAcgtgaagaaataacaaacgtataaactttcgcctttat
The genomic region above belongs to Plodia interpunctella isolate USDA-ARS_2022_Savannah chromosome 7, ilPloInte3.2, whole genome shotgun sequence and contains:
- the LOC128671260 gene encoding ATP-dependent DNA helicase DDX11; protein product: MDPIFSFPFPPYPIQEKFMKELYSTIEESKLGIFESPTGTGKSLSICCGALQWLKDNNQRIISNLEQDISKLKLEISSNSSSDDWLQEEYEKIKKNQVLVELQNKLDKIKKRNEKLNEMKIRVNKLKLNVNNKTVEHYFHKTDKNKKDGDKNNKQENAYDADDDLLLEEFLEKEETENESDYEDIIEKEDDCQNCKIFIGSRTHSQLSQFVGEVKRTIFKDTRVVTLASRQHYCINSNVSKLKNVHLINERCLDLQKSKTKSTAVDEDGKVLKKTKVKSCSGCPYYNQGNIARLKERMLVDIMDMEDIVKCGKELKACPYYASRAAMDEAEVVLMSHAGVASSGARTGISLNLKNNILVLDEAHGLPAALENANSAPLSEKHLSCLKTCLKFYVNKYSSRLSSKNLLTLNQMGFVIGKLLGFIKSSNSSNKVQEDKTIYMLEDFVVKADIDHMNFRPLIDFCRKTRLAPKLHSFSMRYNQEVLESEIQKEENKKNSFQMFMENIKKKKIGDNQPVVKEETKESKEKPAFLKGKQENQTPDEVHSEVSVGTGLYQVMEFLELLCDRSENGRVLVQTAEQNSGSLKYLLLNPTEHFSDVIKQCRSVILAGGTMEPVSEFLQLLTGSAAARDVVNVVKCEHVVPRDNVLALCVSKGPSQLALNFSYENRMAKNMLEEVGRILRNICSVVPGGVVCFLPSYTYEEAVYQAMKSSGVLDTIGKKKRIFREPKSATDVDQVLSKYASAVNSAGALLLSVVGGKLSEGLNFCDDLGRCVMVVGMPYPNIRSPELKEKMRYLERSVGPGAGHVYYENLCMKGVNQCIGRAVRHINDYACVLLVDERYSRPQTINALPSFVQRSLLSNCNFGNTMGNIVKFFARHKQNAK
- the DCTN6-p27 gene encoding dynactin subunit 6, with the protein product MSHNNIKILPGATVCEDCTLEGDITIGGGTVIHPRVTIIAEGGPIIIAEYCIIEEYSTIIHKKSDKQENPPKPLFIGAHNVFEVGCQLESPCGHIGESNVFECRSFVGVDIKIGSGCVIGAACHLTAPQTLADNTVIWGTDHHVREALEKQPSQLLQLDFLSKVMPNYHRLRKPNVHKRQPSRTSQESSPKP